The Zingiber officinale cultivar Zhangliang chromosome 9A, Zo_v1.1, whole genome shotgun sequence genome window below encodes:
- the LOC122020865 gene encoding anthranilate O-methyltransferase 2-like, whose translation MGLKVEQALHMVGGTGETSYATNSRIQEKAIHQTKSMLATAVEETYKALHLDQMVVVDLGCSSGPNTLLVLSHVLSVAAKLPTTMELQFFLNDLPRNDFNSLFLSLEGFKKRLEREIKGNLLVPYYVAGVAGSFYGRLFPRASVHLFYSSFCLMWLSQVPEGLKTENGGPLNKGNIYWTETSLVEVEKAYREQFQKDFSIFLMSRHTELNVGGRMVLVFLGRRNRTPGNGDLIHVYGLLGEALNSMVLEGIIPEEKVDTFNLPSYGASFEEVESVIRNEGLFDLDRAEIFDSSWDPFDDSKDDLYTISNHTRSGKNVANYIRAVVEPLIVHQFGAAILDDLFERYVDRVSKHLLKEKVNYNILIFALKKKV comes from the exons ATGGGTTTGAAGGTAGAGCAAGCTCTTCACATGGTCGGAGGCACCGGAGAAACTAGCTACGCCACCAATTCGAGAATACAA GAAAAGGCGATCCATCAAACCAAGTCTATGTTAGCTACTGCAGTGGAAGAAACGTACAAGGCTTTGCACCTTGATCAGATGGTTGTTGTCGACCTCGGCTGTTCTTCTGGCCCAAACACATTACTCGTGCTCTCTCATGTTCTTAGTGTGGCAGCCAAACTCCCTACCACGATGGAGTTGCAATTCTTCTTAAATGACCTCCCGAGGAATGACTTTAACAGTCTCTTCCTATCCTTGGAGGGATTCAAGAAGAGGTTGGAGAGGGAGATTAAAGGGAATTTACTCGTACCATATTATGTAGCTGGAGTGGCAGGATCATTCTATGGGAGACTTTTTCCTCGTGCGAGTGTTCATTTGTTTTACTCTTCCTTCTGTCTAATGTGGCTCTCCCAG GTTCCCGAAGGACTAAAGACTGAAAACGGTGGTCCACTAAACAAAGGAAATATTTATTGGACAGAGACAAGTTTGGTCGAAGTAGAGAAAGCATATCGAGAgcaatttcaaaaagatttttcaatattTCTTATGTCACGTCACACGGAATTGAATGTTGGCGGGAGGATGGTGTTGGTATTTCTCGGACGAAGAAACAGAACCCCAGGGAATGGTGACTTAATCCATGTTTATGGACTGCTAGGAGAAGCTCTTAACTCGATGGTCCTAGAG GGAATTATTCCAGAAGAAAAGGTTGATACTTTCAATTTGCCGAGTTATGGGGCTTCTTTCGAAGAGGTGGAGTCGGTGATTCGTAACGAAGGGTTGTTTGATTTGGATCGAGCAGAGATCTTTGATTCTAGTTGGGACCCATTTGATGACTCCAAAGATGATCTCTATACTATATCAAATCACACCAGAAGTGGAAAAAATGTGGCGAATTACATTCGTGCAGTAGTTGAGCCGTTAATTGTCCATCAGTTCGGGGCTGCCATACTTGACGATCTATTTGAGCGATACGTAGATCGTGTTTCAAAGCACTTGCTTAAAGAGAAGGTCAATTACAACATTCTAATCTTCGCCTTGaagaagaaagtttaa
- the LOC122019589 gene encoding anthranilate O-methyltransferase 1-like: MELQFFLNDLPRNDFNSLFLSLEGFKKRLEREIKGDLLVPYYVAGVAGSFYGRFFPRASVHLFYSSFCLMRLSQVSERLKTEHGVPLNKGNMYWTETSLVEIEKAYQEKFQKDFSIFLMSCHTELNVGGRMMLVFVGRRNKTPGNGDFVHLYGLLGEALNLMVLEGIVPEEKVDTFNLPTYGASFEEVESMIQNEGLFDLDRAEIFESSWDPFDDSKDDFYTISNHTRSGKNVVNYIRAVVEPLIVHQFGVAILDDLFKRYTHRVSKHLLKEKANYIILVFALKKKAYK, encoded by the exons ATGGAGTTGCAATTCTTCTTAAATGACCTCCCAAGGAATGACTTTAACAGTCTCTTCCTATCCTTGGAGGGATTCAAGAAGAGGTTGGAGAGGGAGATTAAAGGGGATTTACTAGTACCGTATTACGTAGCTGGAGTGGCAGGATCATTCTATGGGAGGTTTTTTCCTCGTGCGAGTGTTCATTTGTTTTACTCTTCCTTTTGCCTAATGCGGCTCTCCCAG GTTTCCGAACGACTAAAGACCGAACATGGTGTTCCACTTAACAAAGGAAATATGTATTGGACAGAGACAAGTTTGGTCGAAATAGAGAAAGCATATCAAGAgaaatttcaaaaagatttttcaatattTCTTATGTCATGTCACACGGAATTGAATGTTGGGGGAAGGATGATGCTGGTGTTTGTCGGCCGAAGAAACAAAACCCCTGGGAATGGTGACTTTGTTCATCTTTATGGACTATTAGGAGAAGCTCTTAACTTGATGGTCCTAGAG GGGATTGTTCCGGAAGAAAAGGTTGACACCTTCAATTTGCCGACTTACGGGGCTTCTTTCGAAGAGGTGGAGTCGATGATCCAAAACGAAGGATTATTTGATTTGGATCGAGCAGAGATCTTTGAATCTAGTTGGGACCCATTTGATGACTCTAAAGATGATTTCTATACTATATCAAATCACACCAGAAGTGGAAAAAATGTGGTGAATTACATTCGTGCGGTAGTTGAACCGTTAATTGTGCATCAGTTCGGGGTTGCCATACTTGACGATCTATTTAAGCGATACACACATCGTGTTTCAAAGCACTTGCTCAAAGAGAAGGCCAATTATATCATTCTAGTCTTCGCCTTGAAGAAGAAAGCTTATAAGTGA